A single window of Bufo bufo chromosome 10, aBufBuf1.1, whole genome shotgun sequence DNA harbors:
- the LOC120980919 gene encoding uncharacterized protein LOC120980919, whose product MKSLCVNYFPGRGKLLRHLIMPKCVVHSCVFRWKKGQRSVNLHCFPKEPERIKLWLQQTGQYEGNIDKMVERVYQGKVNDTFRMCSLHFANDSYYYDGDRKLLRKDAVPTIFATNMPSTVSAKSSSSCDQHSYAAPPADSKKTSSSGTVCTRWIPFPVLSNASSDTTIQQMTLVPVVTQRAFPQACRTSEQSDSNSSSLTVQPSATTTREDTKKTSSSVLSNSNLPLNTQLRPEATCTSTNTLSSTTTACPVISLSSTSTGKNCASRTESSNKTQTAPPISIPLSVVSATQPCSMTVLPVSGTVSSVTQKPPTTSGLLQKPPSLSVVHIPLKTSSQSVIPGCQPPSKKRKLEENIVFLEHSAASSSVPSVLPSHCMSQTSNTGNLYFISSSTSAVQPSYQIQKPLMVDKGVNTDYFINKKRYCIATDPVHRKSVHTQTKICKKHSKIMCTLIPPREQIDDSGSDSTISLANPEYMGVSDCSPSRSSDCGDDISEVFKTVDLDVVKVEISSDCEMDVHKRPTSEVHIKEENELSAGQAVLSSGAFNSTCILPDFDTHTIKIEPNIKTEFPISSSPQNITNFISKSPKIERFSPIPTSWETSAIQTDLLEDLNDSSFYINEMSEDEDESFLLPSDAEDEDDIKPVFQDLDSPVENPVEEEKYIVFESCLKKLIMMIPCRSETKCMSPLTQYRKEAIGSYLSIQVRCRSGHTSLLWESQPRHGYQPMGNVLLSAAVLFSGSSFLKSQHMFKLLNLKSIDKSTYYKTQSMYLFPTINHHWKEEQKAVIQRVQERPLCLAGDQQLDNPGFSAKYSIYSMMDVASKKICSFSVQPVTSQVTLEGLEKIGFQKSMGELQTMNAEVEMIVTDRSVAIQELLKNNYPGIIHQLDLWHLSKSVGNEVLITAKHKDCEILYEWVEAIRNHIWWSSCTCCKNHDLLIEKWKSVLQHVTNVHEWGGDSDCKACHHPPLPEEVVNSANWLKKDSTAHEQLKKMVENTSLLKDLKRLSFLCHTGELEIYHTTCLKYRPKTLHFFLDSMVARTQLAALDHNRNVCRVKELVKNASSGNALNAMTQGLEVSKGQKSWIIKALYKQTCQHFLFDIMNDVIALVREKTFQ is encoded by the coding sequence GCATCTCATCATGCCAAAATGTGTTGTGCATAGTTGTGTTTTCCGGTGGAAGAAGGGTCAACGTTCTGTAAATCTTCATTGTTTTCCAAAAGAACCTGAAAGAATCAAGCTTTGGCTGCAACAGACTGGACAATATGAGGGTAACATTGACAAAATGGTTGAAAGAGTATATCAAGGAAAAGTAAATGACACATTTAGAATGTGTTCATTACATTTCGCAAATGACAGTTACTACTACGATGGTGATCGGAAACTTTTAAGGAAGGATGCTGTTCCTACTATTTTTGCTACGAATATGCCATCTACAGTATCAGCAAAATCAAGCTCTTCATGTGATCAACACTCCTATGCTGCCCCACCTGCTGATAGCAAGAAAACATCCAGCTCTGGTACAGTATGCACACGTTGGATTCCATTTCCAGTTCTTTCTAATGCATCCTCAGACACCACCATCCAACAAATGACTTTAGTTCCTGTGGTTACTCAGCGTGCCTTTCCTCAAGCATGCAGAACTAGTGAACAGTCTGATTCAAACAGCTCATCACTAACTGTTCAACCATCTGCAACCACTACACGTGAAGACACGAAAAAAACGTCCTCTTCTGTTCTTTCAAATTCCAACTTGCCTTTGAATACCCAGCTCAGGCCAGAAGCTACATGCACAAGCACTAACACTCTGTCTTCCACCACAACTGCTTGTCCAGTAATATCCTTATCTTCAACATCAACTGGAAAAAATTGTGCATCGAGGACTGAGTCTTCCAACAAAACTCAGACGGCTCCACCGATCAGTATTCCTTTGTCTGTTGTTAGTGCAACACAGCCGTGCTCCATGACAGTTCTTCCAGTTTCTGGAACAGTGTCCTCTGTGACACAGAAGCCACCAACAACATCTGGTTTGCTACAAAAACCACCCTCTCTATCTGTTGTCCACATTCCACTTAAAACATCTTCACAATCTGTAATTCCTGGTTGTCAGCCACCATCAAAGAAAAGAAAGCTGGAGGAAAATATTGTTTTCTTGGAGCACAGTGCTGCGTCCTCTTCTGTGCCAAGTGTATTACCTAGCCATTGTATGAGCCAAACCTCTAATACAGGTAATCTTTATTTTATATCAAGCAGCACATCAGCGGTTCAGCCATCTTATCAGATTCAGAAACCTTTAATGGTTGACAAAGGTGTCAACACGGATTacttcataaataaaaaaagatactGCATTGCCACTGACCCAGTGCATAGAAAAAGTGTACACACACAaactaaaatatgtaaaaaacataGTAAAATTATGTGCACATTAATACCTCCAAGAGAGCAAATTGATGACAGTGGTTCAGACTCGACCATATCTCTTGCCAACCCAGAATACATGGGAGTTAGTGACTGCAGTCCTTCCAGGTCAAGTGACTGTGGCGATGATATATCTGAAGTTTTCAAAACTGTTGATTTAGATGTTGTTAAAGTGGAAATCTCTTCAGATTGTGAAATGGATGTACATAAACGTCCTACTTCAGAAGTCCATATCAAAGAAGAAAATGAATTATCTGCAGGGCAAGCAGTTCTATCGTCAGGAGCTTTTAACAGTACATGTATATTACCAGATTttgacacccatactattaaaatagaacccAATATAAAAACAGAATTCCCAATTTCTAGTTCTccacaaaatatcacaaatttcatATCAAAAAGTCCCAAAATTGAAAGGTTTTCACCCATTCCAACTTCATGGGAAACATCTGCCATACAGACTGATTTACTAGAAGACCTAAATGACTCCTCGTTCTATATCAATGAAATGAGTGAGGATGAAGATGAATCATTCTTACTTCCAAGTGATGCAGAAGATGAAGACGACATAAAACCTGTGTTCCAGGACTTGGATTCACCAGTGGAGAATCCTGTTGAAGAAGAAAAGTATATTGTTTTTGAATCCTGTCTGAAAAAGCTGATAATGATGATCCCGTGTAGGTCAGAAACAAAGTGTATGTCACCACTTACACAATACAGAAAAGAAGCCATTGGATCTTATTTGTCTATACAAGTTCGTTGCAGATCTGGTCATACAAGTTTACTATGGGAGAGCCAGCCAAGACATGGATATCAACCAATGGGAAATGTTCTGTTATCTGCCGCAGTGCTATTTAGCGGTTCAAGTTTTCTAAAATCCCAACATATGTTTAAATTGCTAAATTTGAAATCAATAGACAAAAGTACCTATTATAAAACTCAGTCTATGTACCTGTTTCCTACCATTAATCATCACTGGAAGGAGGAACAAAAAGCAGTCATACAAAGAGTCCAGGAAAGACCACTTTGCTTGGCAGGAGATCAACAATTGGACAATCCTGGATTTTCTGCCAAGTACTCTATATACTCCATGATGGATGTGGCCAGCAAGAAAATTTGTTCATTTTCAGTACAGCCGGTTACTTCACAAGTGACATTGGAGGGGCTTGAAAAAATAGGATTTCAGAAGTCTATGGGTGAGCTCCAAACTATGAATGCTGAAGTGGAAATGATTGTTACTGACAGAAGTGTTGCTATTCAGGAACTTCTGAAGAACAATTATCCTGGTATCATTCATCAGTTAGATCTATGGCATCTATCCAAATCAGTTGGCAATGAAGTTTTAATCACAGCCAAACATAAAGACTGTGAAATCTTATATGAATGGGTGGAGGCAATCAGGAACCATATTTGGTGGAGTTCTTGCACTTGTTGTAAAAACCATGATTTGTTAATTGAAAAATGGAAATCGGTTCTTCAGCATGTCACCAATGTTCATGAGTGGGGTGGTGATAGTGACTGTAAAGCGTGTCATCATCCACCTCTCCCAGAAGAAGTGGTGAACAGTGCAAACTGGTTGAAGAAAGACTCAACCGCCCATGAACAACTCAaaaaaatggtagaaaataccagTCTATTAAAGGACTTAAAACGTCTCTCCTTCCTCTGTCACACTGGAGAGTTAGAGATCTACCATACCACTTGCCTTAAATATCGTCCAAAGACGTTACATTTCTTCCTGGACTCTATGGTAGCACGGACACAACTCGCAGCCCTTGACCACAACAGAAATGTCTGTAGAGTTAAAGAACTGGTGAAAAATGCTTCAAGTGGAAATGCATTAAACGCTATGACACAGGGATTAGAAGTCTCCAAAGGTCAAAAGTCATGGATTATCAAGGCTCTGTATAAACAAACCTGCCAACATTTTCTTTTTGATATCATGAATGATGTCATAGCTCTTGTCAGAGAGAAGACATTTCAATAA